A region of Oryzias latipes chromosome 18, ASM223467v1 DNA encodes the following proteins:
- the dhrs4 gene encoding dehydrogenase/reductase SDR family member 4-like — MIRSAFRFLRTNPLSGQQRMSQSCLAGKVAIVTASTDGIGLAAAEALGKRGAHVVVSSRRQANVDKAVALLQSQSIQVTGTTCNVGNGEDREKLIQMTLDQCGGIDILVSNAAVNPFFGNIMDSTEEVWDKILAVNVKASFLLTKLVVPHMEKRGGGNIVFVSSVAGYQPMQALGPYSVSKTALLGLTRALAPELAHSNIRVNCVAPGIIKTRFSSALWQNEGVLEEFKKQLSIKRLGEPEEIGGVIAFLCSQDASYITGETITVTGGMGSRL, encoded by the exons ATGATTAGGAGTGCCTTCAGGTTTCTAAGGACCAATCCTCTGTCTGGACAACAAAGGATGTCTCAAAGCTGTCTTGCGGGGAAGGTAGCCATAGTCACCGCTTCCACAGATGG AATTGGGCTGGCTGCAGCTGAGGCTCTTGGAAAGAGGGGGGCTCACGTGGTTGTGAGCAGCCGGCGGCAGGCCAACGTGGACAAAGCAGTGGCCCTGCTGCAGAGCCAGAGCATCCAAGTGACCGGGACCACTTGTAATGTCGGCAACGGGGAGGACAGAGAGAAGCTGATTCAAATG ACTCTGGATCAGTGTGGGGGCATTGATATCCTAGTGTCCAATGCAGCAGTCAATCCTTTCTTTGGGAACATCATGGATTCTACAGAGGAAGTGTGGGACAag ATCCTGGCTGTAAATGTTAAAGCATCCTTTCTCTTGACCAAACTCGTGGTGCCTCATATGGAGAAGCGAGG TGGGGGAAACATCGTATTTGTCTCATCTGTTGCCGGCTACCAACCAATGCAG GCTTTGGGTCCCTACAGCGTGAGTAAGACCGCCCTGCTGGGCTTGACGCGGGCGCTTGCCCCTGAGCTAGCTCACAGCAACATAAGAGTCAACTGCGTGGCTCCAGGAATCATCAAAACGCGCTTCAGTTCAGCG TTGTGGCAAAATGAAGGCGTCTTGGAGGAGTTTAAAAAGCAGCTGAGCATTAAAAG GCTTGGGGAACCAGAGGAGATCGGCGGGGTGATCGCCTTCCTGTGCTCCCAGGATGCTTCCTACATCACAGGAGAGACCATCACTGTGACCGGAGGCATGGGGAGTCGGCTCTGA
- the LOC110017089 gene encoding homeobox and leucine zipper protein Homez, translating into MRQLSNRIVPRAPERTPVEIGETPTLSSSGENAPLTHRTNLSRPLCLPLVAETKKVIWVTSDQVELQEKDQPELEKAFDCFPYLTAEQTVTLAQRCSLHPDQVKVWFMAKRLEYGISWDYEDIREVYGKISARHGDDGNEELQNREKIGRNEDSIKNQGKGKATDSTKEQNVEDRSGRLGPNGTCEEMKQNPEQAQPLRNEKKGKLKENKTKIRKKKSVVDRKKKKQTIEGTAEKTTPQMFKSNTGESTLQDSVLDGTIQTKKLNRTRERPEKDRKKPANKSPPLLDDPLGATSRPSLQFQTELFNVFTQTDNTDPLETSDTLYPAMTNPANSSFDESKDGKTELKEEIENDILVTDIGKLKELIKGSNSPVSDDQTTFPRQQRDKVPHPSQTVGRRKTCIQLSTLKKAFSNCQYPTSELYYHLTKETGLSRSSLVQWFGDMRYYVKKQKPSWMNDEQHKQVLGNIKYRQYINIITKMENKKKV; encoded by the coding sequence ATGAGACAGCTTTCAAATAGAATAGTCCCCAGGGCTCCAGAGAGGACCCCCGTTGAAATTGGCGAGACTCCAACTCTGTCCAGTTCCGGTGAAAATGCTCCGCTGACACACAGAACAAATCTCAGCCGTCCACTGTGTTTGCCTTTGGTCGCTGAGACCAAGAAGGTGATATGGGTGACCTCAGACCAGGTTGAGCTACAGGAGAAAGACCAACCTGAGCTGGAGAAGGCCTTTGACTGCTTTCCTTATCTGACAGCTGAACAGACTGTCACTCTGGCTCAACGCTGCTCCCTGCACCCAGACCAGGTGAAGGTGTGGTTCATGGCAAAAAGACTGGAGTATGGGATCAGCTGGGACTATGAAGACATCCGTGAAGTCTACGGAAAGATTAGTGCCAGACACGGAGATGATGGAAATGAGGAATTAcaaaacagagagaaaataGGGAGAAATGAAGACAGCATAAAAAATCAAGGAAAAGGAAAGGCCACAGATTCCACAAAGGAGCAGAATGTAGAAGACAGATCGGGAAGATTGGGACCAAATGGAACTTGTGAGGAGATGAAGCAAAACCCAGAGCAGGCGCAACCATTAAGAAATGAGAAGAAGGGaaagttaaaggaaaataaaaccaaaataagaaagaaaaagtctgttgttgacaggaagaaaaagaagcaaaccATTGAAGGTACAGCTGAGAAAACAACACCTCAGATGTTTAAATCCAACACAGGTGAGAGCACACTGCAAGACTCTGTGCTTGATGGTACAATTCAAACCAAAAAGTTAAATAGAACAAGAGAAAGACCGGAAAAAGACCGGAAAAAGCCTGCCAACAAGAGCCCTCCTCTGCTTGATGACCCACTGGGTGCCACCTCCCGACCTTCCCTTCAGTTTCAAACTGAACTCTTTAACGTTTTTACACAAACTGACAACACAGACCCACTAGAGACAAGTGACACTCTTTACCCTGCTATGACAAACCCTGCAAACAGCAGCTTTGATGAAAGCAAAGACGGgaaaactgagctgaaagaagagatagaaaatgacattttagtcACTGACATAGGAAAACTAAAGGAGCTCATAAAAGGTAGCAACAGTCCCGTTTCGGACGATCAGACCACTTTCCCCAGACAGCAGCGTGACAAAGTTCCACATCCTTCTCAGACTGTTGGCAGAAGAAAGACTTGTATTCAGTTATCCACGCTGAAGAAGGCGTTCTCAAACTGCCAGTATCCAACCAGCGAGCTGTACTATCACCTGACCAAGGAGACCGGCCTCAGTCGCTCCAGTTTGGTTCAGTGGTTCGGTGATATGCGCTATtacgttaaaaaacaaaagccttcCTGGATGAATGATGAGCAACACAAGCAGGTGCTGGGCAACATAAAGTACAGGCAATACATAAACATAATAACAAAGatggaaaataagaaaaaggttTGA
- the cideb gene encoding cell death activator CIDE-B — METTSSLIKSVTRRVWSPPQRPFRVCCQRRETKKGVTAGTLEELKEKACQALLMSLSALSLCLVCEEDGTEVDSDEFLMTLPDNIMLMVLRPGQTWSPQAGSVVLKDQNKPRTGRDIARVTFDLYRISPKDVFGSLNVKATFQGLYSVSADFQCLGPKKVLREMLRVASTLLQAAGHLLITTASMIRRIIEGTELWQPQRAEYTAKWN, encoded by the exons ATGGAAACCACGTCTTCATTGATCAA ATCTGTAACCAGGCGAGTGTGGTCCCCACCGCAGCGGCCTTTCAGAGTGTGCTGCCAGAGGAGGGAAACTAAGAAGGGTGTCACGGCTGGAACCCTTGAGGAGCTAAAGGAGAAG GCTTGCCAGGCTTTGCTGATGTCACTGTCAGCATTATCTCTGTGTCTGGTTTGTGAGGAGGACGGTACAGAGGTGGACTCTGATGAGTTCCTCATGACCTTACCTGACAACATCATGCTCATGGTGCTGCGGCCGGGACAGACATGGAGCCCACAGGCA GGTTCTGTTGTGCTCAAAGACCAAAACAAACCTCGGACCGGAAGAGACATAGCCCGAGTCACCTTTGACCTCTATAGGATAAGCCCCAAAGATGTGTTTGGTTCCCTGAATGTGAAGGCTACATTTCAAGGCCTGTACAGTGTGAGCGCTGACTTCCAGTGTCTGGGGCCCAAGAAAGTTCTCAG GGAGATGCTGCGTGTGGCTTCCACCCTCCTTCAAGCTGCAGGACACTTACTTATCACGACAGCGTCTATGATCCGTCGCATCATTGAGGGGACTGAGCTTTGGCAGCCGCAGAGAGCCGAGTACACGGCCAAATGGAACTGA
- the LOC101172197 gene encoding uncharacterized protein LOC101172197: protein MAINKPKEKDASLPFAALQLLAPPVRLVSAALWKVLKQRDVMQYGVVEEFVTSACQTVPKLLTVRHQGKLALGLRARLILELCRTQPDVQIISQHLERIRPPEAPLSSAAFMKNDVKILKSVENFHSFVHTILKDSVERERFFREQFPVEYGPNFDKELEKLLWEFLIRLDQLLPVPNLTQTVSWLSNAPPVLEECAQAATQPQLLKILLEHQSCLGHLESAASLPPNMGDSILTSLSLPPSGRTASNPSTESSKSPSNPSRQQPADTTPFITPVIGLISNEEVPAMISARKKSMQADEGSGPKDAANKQRGPKESPKFTLLKEKLKPNDDQGQEEDGRSPLNKNTKRKRKQADKTESDSDDDEVFNVSRSAKKRESTYMHRERDQGADEDKEKGEERDTGCSREVLIARMSELGIRGLHQPGDPSIQSAFASCLSKQPIVHIRKLPSSGHSLSGVEGRLLGRTNSIKKQTRSPETPECPGQEDKENHPDLSRSASQVRRNTEMAGLFGVDDYVADSEDEGIKNFKGRLFTKRYYKTKHGTFVPTLREFWKPGATRRNLSSGNRRR, encoded by the exons ATGGCCATAAacaagccaaaagagaaag ATGCCAGCCTCCCCTTCGCAGCCCTTCAGCTGCTGGCCCCGCCGGTCCGCCTGGTGTCCGCCGCGCTCTGGAAGGTGCTGAAGCAGAGGGACGTCATGCAGTATGGCGTCGTGGAGGAGTTTGTGACGTCAGCCTGCCAGACCGTCCCGAAGCTGCTGACTGTCAGACACCAGGGCAAGCTGGCCCTGGGGCTGAGAGCCCGG ttaaTCTTGGAATTGTGCCGCACACAGCCTGATGTCCAAATAATTTCACAACATCTGGAAAGGATTCGTCCTCCTGAAGCCCCGTTATCTTCTGCCGCTTTTATG aAAAACGACGTGAAAATTCTGAAATCCGTGGAGAACTTCCATTCCTTCGTACACACAATCCTGAAAGACTCTGTGGAGAGGGAACGTTTCTTCAGA GAACAGTTTCCAGTAGAATATGGCCCAAACTTTGACAAAGAGCTGGAGAAACTGCTTTGGGAGTTTCTGATTCGACTGGACCAGCTGCTTCCTGTTCCCAACCTCACtcag ACGGTGTCATGGCTCAGTAATGCCCCCCCTGTCTTGGAGGAATGTGCTCAAGCAGCAACGCAGCCCCAACTCCTTAAAATCTTGCTTGAGCATCAATCCTGCCTCGGTCATCTGGAGTCAGCAG CCTCCCTGCCTCCAAACATGGGAGACTCCATCCTGacctctctctctctgcccCCGTCCGGAAGAACTGCATCAAATCCATCAACAGAATCGAGCAAATCTCCCTCCAACCCGTCAAGACAGCAGCCGGCGGACACGACTCCATTCATCACACCTGTTATTGGGCTCATTTCAAACGAGGAGGTACCAGCCATGATCTCAGCCAGAAAAAAGTCCATGCAGGCCGACGAGGGGTCCGGGCCGAAAGATGCAGCAAACAAACAACGGGGTCCAAAAGAAAGCCCTAAATTCACCTTgcttaaagaaaaactaaaacccAACGATGACCAAGGACAAGAAGAGGACGGGAGGAGCCCGctgaataaaaacaccaaacgaaaACGCAAGCAAGCGGACAAAACGGAAAGTGACTCGGATGACGATGAGGTTTTTAATGTTTCCAGATCTGCGAAAAAGAGGGAAAGCACGTACATGCACAGGGAAAGAGACCAGGGAGCAGATGAGGACAAGGAAAAGGGAGAAGAAAGAGACACTGGGTGTAGCAGAGAAGTCTTGATCGCCCGCATGAGCGAGCTCGGGATCCGAGGACTTCACCAACCAggagatccatccatccaatctgCATTTGCCTCCTGTTTAAGCAAGCAGCCCATAGTTCACATCAGAAAACTGCCTTCTTCTGGCCACAGTTTATCTGGAGTGGAAGGAAGGCTTTTGGGGAGGACTAActcaataaagaaacaaacaaggaGCCCCGAAACGCCTGAATGTCCTGGCCAGGAAGATAAAGA AAATCATCCTGACTTATCGAGATCTGCCTCTCAGGTGCGCAGGAACACAG AGATGGCAGGTCTTTTCGGAGTCGACGATTACGTAGCAGATTCTGAGGATGAAGGGATTAAGAACTTTAAAGGCCGG CTGTTTACAAAGCGCTACTACAAGACCAAACATGGGACCTTTGTTCCCACCCTCAGGGAGTTCTGGAAACCCGGAGCGACCCGGAGAAACTTGTCGTCTGGCAACAGACGCAGGTGA
- the LOC110017090 gene encoding E3 ubiquitin-protein ligase TRIM39 yields MADKMQKDLEVVFCEMCPEEDRKPAKKMCLKCEISMCVQHLQAHLTTPVLLQTHPLTEPTALGAATKCPQHGKLLEYFCLDDMVCVCVSCAIEDQHRLHNMKTFSTAHKELMEKLTTEHQALQSKTEEDNTSLEKWEKVKREEPSMCAVRLVEAVNNLRDVSLTSVQSSVSARMVSIRTSKSSIQSAQSEKDTFRFLQMYPQVHQDVEKAKAVDLRKGLEPGDHRDKLVKEITQNGEKIVNDANDFLGSLLTLIDPEHHQTNVITSPDLFFEPLTCQFNISLSKDKRTVFYTSGLGECSTTLLIKSSKSTPNLQRWNVALTEDTDWMVGLCDKKSPQNFKDGPVHALRCEDSRLSSVTTLYECCKASSGSGGFGMKNPDVSETEKKRRVSSQLITNEEEDGEEKMQPEILEVFWNFTSSTLSFYNRTGSFQRKEIITIRMEHIIWDLTPFVHIGKKNPQSQSCSGNTSFAQSHCYNCGRNSNGPFVTEALCELID; encoded by the coding sequence ATGGCAGACAAAATGCAAAAGGACTTGGAGGTTGTTTTCTGTGAGATGTGCCCTGAAGAGGACAGGAAACCAGCAAAGAAGATGTGCTTAAAATGTGAGATTTCCATGTGCGTGCAGCACCTGCAGGCTCATCTGACCACACCGGTGTTACTGCAGACTCATCCCCTGACTGAACCCACGGCTTTAGGCGCTGCCACTAAATGTCCTCAACACGGCAAACTCCTGGAGTACTTCTGCTTGGATGACatggtttgtgtgtgcgtgtcgtGTGCCATAGAGGACCAACACCGTCTGCACAATATGAAGACGTTCTCCACAGCACACAAAGAGTTGATGGAGAAGCTCACGACTGAGCATCAGGCCTTACAGTCAAAAACTGAGGAGGACAATACGAGCTTAGAAAAGTGGGAGAAGGTAAAAAGAGAAGAGCCGAGCATGTGTGCTGTGCGTCTCGTTGAAGCTGTCAACAACCTGCGAGATGTTTCTCTGACCAGTGTCCAAAGCTCAGTGTCTGCTCGGATGGTGTCCATCAGAACCAGCAAGAGCAGCATACAGTCCGCTCAGAGCGAGAAGGACACCTTCAGGTTCCTGCAGATGTATCCTCAGGTTCATCAGGATGTGGAGAAGGCCAAAGCTGTGGACCTGAGGAAAGGACTGGAGCCTGGAGACCATCGAGACAAACTGGTGAAAGAGATAACGCAGAATGGAGAAAAAATAGTGAATGACGCAAATGACTTCCTGGGATCATTGCTGACTCTGATTGACCCGGAACATCATCAAACCAATGTCATCACCAGTCCAGACCTGTTCTTTGAACCACTGACTTGTCAGTTTAACATTTCACTGTCCAAAGACAAGAGAACAGTGTTTTACACCAGCGGGCTGGGAGAGTGCTCCACAACTCTTCTAATCAAAAGCTCCAAGTCAACTCCTAACTTACAAAGGTGGAATGTTGCTCTCACTGAGGACACAGACTGGATGGTGGGACTGTGTGATAAAAAGTCTCCACAAAACTTCAAGGATGGGCCAGTTCATGCACTGAGGTGTGAAGACAGCCGTCTCAGCTCAGTCACAACGTTGTATGAGTGTTGCAAAGCATCTTCTGGTTCAGGAGGCTTTGGAATGAAAAACCCTGATGtgagtgaaacagaaaaaaaacgaagGGTTTCTTCTCAACTAATTACAAATGAGGAAGaagatggagaagaaaaaatgcaaccTGAAATATTGGAGGTCTTCTGGAACTTTACAAGCTCCACTTTGTCCTTCTACAACAGAACTGGAAGTTTCCAGAGAAAAGAAATCATCACAATCAGGATGGAACACATCATCTGGGATCTAACTCCATTTGTACATATAGGGAAGAAAAACCCTCAGTCACAGTCTTGCTCTGGAAACACATCTTTTGCGCAGTCACATTGTTATAACTGTGGAAGAAACTCAAATGGTCCATTTGTTACAGAAGCGCTTTGTGAGCTAATTGACTGA